CAAATTTAAAGAAGCTGCAGAAGGGGATCTAAAAGGATATCTAAGATATTCGGATGAAGAGCTTGTATCCTCTGATTTTATTGGCGATCCACATTCCGCAATTTTTGATGCACCACTAACTTCAGTCGTTCAGGGTAATCTTGTGAAGGTTATCGGATGGTATGATAATGAATACGGATACTCATCAAGAGTAATTGATCTTATAGAATACGTGAGGGATAGTGCTAAATGAGCAAGCTGGTAATCTCTGATCTGCCTGATTCAGAACTAGAAGGCAAAAGAGTATTTGTTAGAGTCGATTTCAATGTTCCGATCAGGGACGGCAAGATCAGCGAAGATTACCGAATAAGAAGAGCGATACCAACTATAGACTACTTAATTGAACGACGAGCCAAAGTTATTATTGGCACACATCTAGGCAGACCCAAAGGCAATATAATCCCTGATTTATCTTTAAAACCAATTCAAGACAGGCTTTCAGAACTGCTTGGAAAATCGGTTATTTTCACAGGAAAAGTTATCGGAAGTGAAGTAAGATCTGCGATCGATACTCTAAATGACGGCGAGGTAATGCTGCTAGAAAACCTCCGCTTCCATAAAGAAGAAACAGATAATGACCCTGGATTTGCCAAAGAACTTGCTTCATTTGCTGATATATATGTTAATGATGCTTTTGGCACATCCCACAGAAAACATGCATCGACATATGGAATGGCACAGGAGTTTGAGCACAGGCTAGCTGGATTCTTAGTAAGCAGGGAACTTACATTCTTAACAAGGATCCGTGAGAATCCAGAGCGTCCATTTGTAGTAATCGTAGGCGGCGGAAAAATTAAAGATAAAATACATGCTCTAAAAAGCTTAATAGACAAAGCCGACAAAGTTCTCCTTGGCGGAGGAGCGGCTTATACCTTTTTAAAAGCAAAGGGTGTTGGAATAGGTAACTCAATTGTTGATAACGACATGCTTGATTGGGCTAGTGAGTCTTTAGATAAATACGGAGACAAAATATTTCTTCCAATTGATCATGTTGTGGCGGACAGTTATGAGAGAAGAAAAAACTGTATGGTAATGGATGATGGAATCCCTGATGATCTTCAGGCTTTTGATATAGGCCCCAAAACTGCGGCCCTTTATGCACATCAATTAAGGGGTTCAGGCTCCGTTTTTTGGGGAGGGCCAATGGGAGTTTTTGAAGTTGGAGATTTCTCAGCGGGTACAACCCAGTTGGCGCGTGCCGTAGCACTGGCAACATGGAGAGGCGCAAGCACCGTGGTTGGGGGCGGCGAGACTATTGCTGCTATCAGAAACGCTGAGGTGCTCGATTCAGAGATTACTCATATCTCCACCGGAGGAGGAGCACTTCTAGAATTCTTAGGCGGTGTTGAACTTCCCGGAATTGCCGTGTTAGATAATATAGACAAAGATGTTTCTGCAGTAGCAAATTAGTAACTTTAAAGTCCCTTATTATATATTTTTGAGCTCGCTATTTTTGTTCTTAGAATTTATATTTAATTTAGGCCACATTTATGACAAAATAATATACAAATTCTAAACAAGGAGCGTACTAAGGCGATGGCTAAAGCAAAAGACGGCATTGATTCAACTGTAAAGATTTTAGGTAAAGAAGCGGATTACCTGCTAAACCATAAATGTAAGACTGTATCTAAAAAGCAGCTACATCTCCCTGGGCCATCTTTTGTAGATGACATATTTATCCCTACTGATCGCCCTAACTCAGTACTCAGAAACTTAGAGCTTTTGTTTAATCACGGCCGGCTTGCGGGAACTGGCTACTTATCAATATTGCCGGTGGATCAGGGAATTGAACACTCTGCTGGCGCATCGTTTGCACCAAATCCAATTTACTTTGACCCTGAAAACATTGTTAAGCTTGCGATAGAGGGAGGCTGCAACGGAGTTGCTTCAACACTCGGTGTTCTTGGATCCGTAGCAAGAAAATACGCACACAAGATTCCGTTTATCGTAAAACTAAATCATAATGAATTTCTCTCGTACCCAAACACCTACGATCAGATTCTTTTTGCAAACGTAGATCAGGCATTTGAGATGGGCGCTGTTTCGGTGGGTGCTACTATCTATTTTGGCTCAGAGGGAAGTCACCGCCAAATACAAGAAGTATCAGAAGCTTTTAGATATGCTCATACCTTAGGTCTAGTGACTATACTTTGGTGCTACCTTAGAAACCCGGCATTTAAAACTAAAGAAGCCGATTACCATGTGGCGGCTGATTTAACTTCTCAGGCAAATCATATCGGAACAACTATTGAAGCTGACATAATAAAGCAAAAGCTGCCGGAGAATAACGGAGGTTTTACAGCGCTTAATTTTAGCAAGACTGACCCTAGGGTTTATTCAAAACTCACTACGGATCATCCGATAGACCTTACTCGTTATCAGGTTGTAAATTGCTACATGGGAAGAGCTGGGCTTATAAACTCCGGAGGCGCTTCAACAGGGGATGAGAGTAATGATCTGGCCCAAGCTGTAAGAACTGCGGTAATTAATAA
The sequence above is a segment of the Thermodesulfobacteriota bacterium genome. Coding sequences within it:
- a CDS encoding type I glyceraldehyde-3-phosphate dehydrogenase yields the protein ASAIKLVFPELEGKMEAVAMRVPTADVSVVDFAVEVDNPTTAQEVNAKFKEAAEGDLKGYLRYSDEELVSSDFIGDPHSAIFDAPLTSVVQGNLVKVIGWYDNEYGYSSRVIDLIEYVRDSAK
- a CDS encoding phosphoglycerate kinase; the protein is MSKLVISDLPDSELEGKRVFVRVDFNVPIRDGKISEDYRIRRAIPTIDYLIERRAKVIIGTHLGRPKGNIIPDLSLKPIQDRLSELLGKSVIFTGKVIGSEVRSAIDTLNDGEVMLLENLRFHKEETDNDPGFAKELASFADIYVNDAFGTSHRKHASTYGMAQEFEHRLAGFLVSRELTFLTRIRENPERPFVVIVGGGKIKDKIHALKSLIDKADKVLLGGGAAYTFLKAKGVGIGNSIVDNDMLDWASESLDKYGDKIFLPIDHVVADSYERRKNCMVMDDGIPDDLQAFDIGPKTAALYAHQLRGSGSVFWGGPMGVFEVGDFSAGTTQLARAVALATWRGASTVVGGGETIAAIRNAEVLDSEITHISTGGGALLEFLGGVELPGIAVLDNIDKDVSAVAN
- a CDS encoding class I fructose-bisphosphate aldolase codes for the protein MAKAKDGIDSTVKILGKEADYLLNHKCKTVSKKQLHLPGPSFVDDIFIPTDRPNSVLRNLELLFNHGRLAGTGYLSILPVDQGIEHSAGASFAPNPIYFDPENIVKLAIEGGCNGVASTLGVLGSVARKYAHKIPFIVKLNHNEFLSYPNTYDQILFANVDQAFEMGAVSVGATIYFGSEGSHRQIQEVSEAFRYAHTLGLVTILWCYLRNPAFKTKEADYHVAADLTSQANHIGTTIEADIIKQKLPENNGGFTALNFSKTDPRVYSKLTTDHPIDLTRYQVVNCYMGRAGLINSGGASTGDESNDLAQAVRTAVINKRAGGMGLITGRKSFQKSMKDGVEILNAVQNVYLDDEITVA